The Candidatus Saccharimonadales bacterium genome contains the following window.
TTTTGGACTGCATGGCTATAACTTTCCGTGCTGCTCGTCCGGCTCTGTTGTGACTTCCTCGAGAGGATAAATCGTATACCCGGAATCTTTGTTCGCCGTATCGTACAGGGATGCATCAATACCATCGTCTTTGAAGCCGACACCATATTGGTGCGAACCAAAGAAATCATCAAGGAACAGGGCTAGCTGCGGTTTGCCGGTTTTTGGATTGATTGCCTTATCTACGAAGGTGCTCATAGCTGAGCTCCCTCGGTAAGGTGTTGTGCCATCCGTACTAATACACTCAACTTTTTAGTTCTCATGACTTACCCAATGCCCGGTCTTGTCCGAACCTACCCGGGATATAAGTCCGCGATCTTTTAAGCTGGCGAATGTACGCTGTACGGTCTTCGACGTTTTACTAATTTTATCAGCAATCTCTTGATAGGTAGCGTATGGATTGCTCATAATCGCCGCGAGTACTGCTTGCTCGGTTTTACCCAAAGGGGCATCGAGGGACTTTCCTACCACGCCTTGGTTATTCTTGAACTCCGCCACCGCTTTGGCCAGCGCTGTCAGCATAAACTCGGCAAAGATGGCGCTGTCGTTTTCTTTGGTCGAACGCTGGATTGCCGTGTAGTATTCCTCCTGCCGTTTCGCGATAATCGTCTCGACCGGTAACCATCCAAATACCGAATTTTCTTGGTATAGAAGCAGGGTTTGCCACATTCGCCCCATCCTACCATTGCCATCGGCGAACGGATGGATGAATTCAAATTCGTAATGAAAGATACAAGATTTTATTATTTGCGGCAAGTCGCTATCCTTCACCCACTCCAGTAATTGCTCGACAAGTAGCGGGACTTGTTCTGCCGGTGGGGCTACATGGATTGGAGCATCACCGGCAAACACGCCTACGCCGTGGCTTCGGAATGTGCCGGATTCTTTAACAGTGTCCTTGGTTATTAGCCCATGCTCGTATAGTAAGTCTTTAACACTGTATGGATTACATTCGAGCAGCTGATTGTATGCTTCGATGGCGCTTTTAACTTCTTGGATATCGTGGGCTGGGCCAACGACAGGCTTGCCATCTATGACATCGGCGACCTGCTCAAAGCTTAGCGTGTTTGCCTCTATGTATAGTGACGAGCGGATGGTCTTAATACGGTTTTCGCGACGAAGGCGAGGTGTAAGGACCTGCTCACGGATAATGTTAATCCGCTCTAAATCCTGAGCGATTTTATAGACCAGACTGGTTATTACTGGCGTTATTTTATAAACGGGCGAGTAGTCCTTCATGTATACTTGTATTATACCATGCTTTGCGTCCAGTGTCCTTGTAAATGTCCGTGTAAGTGACCTTGTATCTTCGCGTACTATCTGACAATTAACAGGTATAAGCAAAAGTAAGGCGAGCCTAAAATCAAGCGGTTATTCGCTAGTTCGAGCCCAGCTGCCGGAGCCAAATTCGAAGTACGTCCAATACGGGCATTGAAAGAACGGTTTTCGAACCGTTCTTTTGATATAGTTAAGTAGTGAATGAAGGAATTTTTAAGCTCAGAGAAATATCGTTCATTGGAAGCTAGTATTTCGTAGTTCGCTTACAACCTCGAGCCAATGATTGACTATTTGAAACTATTATGTTATTGTTTAAACAGATTAAATCAATAAAACAAAAAGATGACTACAACAGAACAAACCCACTCTCTAGATCCGTCACTCCACACTGGAAACCTACAAGCTCACGAAGGGGAGCTGCACGAAGTGATGAGTCGTATAGTGCCTATATTTGAACTCTCTGATGAAGAATTTGAAGAAGCACTACCTGAATTTGTGGCAGAGCGGATGACGGAACTCGCAGATGGTGCTAGTACAGAAGTCATGACAGCCCAGACGAAAGGCACGGAAGAATTCATTGTACCTGAACGTCCGCAGCAGATCATGGGAATTATGACTAAACCATTTTTGATGGATGACCCTGAACTATATATAAAGTTAATTGAATGGACACGAAAACAGTACCGTGACCTCCAAGCTGCTAACCCAGGCTTTGATGAAGAGAAAAAATACGTAAATGCCGCAATACGCGGAACACAAGTCGGCCAGTGGGCATACTTTGGGTCATACGCCGGTAGCATGAAAAAACTTATTCAAGCATCTGCAGATATCATAAGCGACGAAGGGGATATATCTCCTTATGTTTCAATTGCAGAGATAGGTGGAGGCGCGGTCTGTCACCAGAGGGCTGCAGCGGTCCATAATACACTTCGCATTCTTGGGATTGACTCAAAGTTTGCGACAGGCACCCTATCCCAAGTGGTCGAAGGGGTACCTGGTGAATCTGAACTTCACGCGTATGTCGTAATTAGTCGTAATGGAAAGCGAATTCTCTATGATCCTACTAATCCGGTTGCGTATAAAAAAGAGGGAGAGACAGTAACTTGGCTAGCGCCAAAATTAACTGAGATACCCGCGGATACTCATGAGCTTGATGTTGAACTGCCGGAAGTTACTATCACGTCGGACGGAGCTCAGGAAAACCAATTAGCACACCATCTGCGTTATACATTTAATTAACGGAGTCTCTTAGAGACGTGTTACGTTTCGTAGTTCGTTCACAACTTCGAGCCACGAAAAAAGTCTTAGTTTTTAGCTAGGACTTTTTTCTTTGTTATAATACCATCATGAAAAATGATGTACTCGAATGGTTGCAGAAATGGTACCTATCTCAAGCTGATGGTGA
Protein-coding sequences here:
- a CDS encoding Fic family protein; protein product: MKDYSPVYKITPVITSLVYKIAQDLERINIIREQVLTPRLRRENRIKTIRSSLYIEANTLSFEQVADVIDGKPVVGPAHDIQEVKSAIEAYNQLLECNPYSVKDLLYEHGLITKDTVKESGTFRSHGVGVFAGDAPIHVAPPAEQVPLLVEQLLEWVKDSDLPQIIKSCIFHYEFEFIHPFADGNGRMGRMWQTLLLYQENSVFGWLPVETIIAKRQEEYYTAIQRSTKENDSAIFAEFMLTALAKAVAEFKNNQGVVGKSLDAPLGKTEQAVLAAIMSNPYATYQEIADKISKTSKTVQRTFASLKDRGLISRVGSDKTGHWVSHEN